In one window of Phalacrocorax carbo chromosome 22, bPhaCar2.1, whole genome shotgun sequence DNA:
- the YARS1 gene encoding tyrosine--tRNA ligase, cytoplasmic isoform X2, with amino-acid sequence MEPAPGPQEKYHLITRNLQEVLGEDKLMAILKERELKIYWGTATTGKPHVAYFVPMSKIADFLKAGCEVTILFADLHAYLDNMKAPWELLELRTRYYENVIKAMLESIGVPLEKLKFVRGTDYQLSKEYTLDVYRLSSVVTQHDAKKAGAEVVKQVEHPLLSGLLYPGLQALDEEYLKVDAQFGGVDQRKIFTFAEKYLPSLGYVKRIHLMNPMVPGLTGSKMSSSEEDSKIDLLDRKEDVKKKLKKAFCEPGNVENNGVLSFIKHVLFPLKSEFVVLREEKWGGNKTYTAYEALEKDFAEQVVHPGDLKNSVEVALNKLLDPIREKFNSPELKQLTSAAYPNPSKAKPAEKGTKNSEPENVVPSRLDIRVGKVISVEKHPDANSLYVEKIDVGEPEPRTVVSGLVQFVPKEQLQDRLVVLLCNLKPQKMRGVESQGMVLCASSVGEPRQVEPLDPPAGCCAGERVYVEGYEGGEPDDELKPKKKVFEKLQADFRISEDCIAQWQQRNFLTKLGRVSCKSLKGGSIG; translated from the exons ATGGAGCCCGCGCCCGGCCCTCAAGAGAAATACCACCTCATCACACGGAACCTGCAG gaggtgctgggggaggaTAAGCTCATGGCCATCCTGAAGGAGCGAGAGTTGAAGATCTACTGGGGGACCGCCACCACGGGCAAGCCGCATGTGGCCTACTTTGTGCCCATGTCCAAGATCGCAGATTTCCTGAAGGCAGGCTGTGAG GTGACGATCCTCTTTGCTGACCTCCATGCGTACCTAGACAACATGAAagccccctgggagctgctggagttGCGCACCCGCTATTACGAGAACGTGATCAAAGCCATGCTGGAGAGCATTGGGGTGCCCCTGGAAAAGCTGAAGTTCGTCCGGGGCACTGACTACCAGCTCAGCAA GGAGTACACGCTGGACGTGTACCGCCTCTCGTCCGTGGTGACACAGCACGACGCGAAGAAGGCGGGAGCGGAGGTGGTGAAGCAGGTGGAGCACCCCTTGCTGAGCGGTTTGCTCTACCCAGGCCTGCAG GCCCTGGATGAGGAGTACCTCAAGGTTGATGCACAGTTTGGAGGAGTCGATCAGAGGAAGATATTCACGTTTGCAGAGAAG TACCTTCCTTCCCTGGGCTATGTGAAGCGCATCCATTTGATGAATCCGATGGTTCCCGGACTCACAGGCAGCAAAATGAGCTCATCGGAAGAG GACTCAAAGATTGACCTTCTGGACCGCAAGGAGGATGTGAAGAAGAAGTTGAAAAAGGCTTTCTGTGAGCCAGGGAACGTGGAGAACAATGGTGTCCTCTCCTTCATCAAGCACGTCCTCTTTCCCCTCAAGTCAG AGTTTGTGGTTCTGCGAGAAGAAAAATGGGGAGGAAACAAAACCTACACAGCCTATGAGGCCTTGGAGAAGGACTTTGCTGAGCAG GTTGTGCATCCCGGAGACCTGAAGAACTCAGTGGAAGTAGCCTTGAACAAACTGCTTGACCCCATCAGAGAGAAATTCAACAGCCCAGAACTGAAGCAGCTGACCAGCGCAGCATATCCCAACCCGTCCAAAGCCA AGCCTGCAGAGAAGGGCACCAAGAACTCGGAGCCAGAGAATGTGGTGCCATCCCGGCTGGACATTCGTGTTGGCAAAGTGATCAGCGTGGAAAAG CACCCGGATGCCAACAGCCTGTATGTGGAGAAGATTGATGTGGGCGAGCCTGAGCCCCGCACCGTGGTCAGCGGCCTGGTGCAGTTCGTCCccaaggagcagctgcaggacagGCTGGTGGTGCTGCTTTGCAACCTCAAGCCCCAGAAGATGAGGGGTGTGGAGTCGCAGGGCATGGTGCTGTGTGCCTCCAG TGTTGGGGAACCGCGGCAGGTGGAGCCCCTGGACCCGCCGGCCGGGTGCTGCGCTGGGGAGCGCGTCTACGTGGAGGGCTACGAGGGTGGGGAGCCTGATGATGAGCTCAAGCCGAAGAAGAAGGTCTTCGAGAAGCTGCAG GCTGACTTCCGCATCTCCGAGGACTGCATCGCCCAGTGGCAGCAGAGAAACTTCCTGACCAAGCTGGGGAGAGTCTCCTGTAAAAGCCTGAAGGGAGGGAGCATCGGCTAA
- the LOC135316724 gene encoding S100P-binding protein-like isoform X2, with protein sequence MDDNSPHAFGLCLCHEFKPTVHTTVLGAKRLLDSTEQVQALQSAKKACVLSHHCSTPDPSKTLLLCSPDAACFQGSSLFLDDTGHDGLVASSSATEYDDVAISLDTTRCFDDSEPDDCLLELSDGEEGNSPFNYTEEEIQEILADDCVESEQYLSRKSTLSQNVNGESEKDETSSCPGASVISEDANVTSEIEERPTEPQSRECSSVGSESYPSLSKESASLDENHLQSAQVTHLLFDLDIQELLSLSPVDADCVDQPLEDNCLEEAEREASEAIINDCLEYDKAASSCVLESSEGPMSNGRQSLSVDCLGKTPSASRDVSNFCGDYVEGSMPNSDLACDQSPADESPAPVLPRCPTPSSGSRKQELSKATKSCFSRKLDSPEDDEGESTEAEQPSNSIKLSDTAVGQIVQEKTTSGKKPGTVIPVPQEEEERLKQQMCISEVELKQNSLRNIYIQSVRIHMKKKAVPTPEISQGLTRNLPKSTALHSG encoded by the exons ATGGATGACAATTCCCCTCATGCCTTTGGGCTTTGTCTTTGTCATGAATTTAAACCTACTGTTCATACTACAGTTCTTGGGGCCAAAAGGCTGTTGGATTCCACAGAGCAGGTTCAGGCCCTACAGTCAGCTAAGAAAGCTTGTGTGTTGAGTCATCACTGTAGCACTCCAGATCCATCAAAGACACTGCTGCTCTGTTCCCCAGATGCTGCCTGCTTTCAGGGATCCTCTCTTTTTTTGGATGATACTGGCCATGATGGCCTTGTTGCCAGTTCTTCTGCAACAGAATATGATGATGTAGCCATTTCTCTAGATACAACCAGATGTTTTGATGATAGCGAGCCAGATGACTGCTTGTTGGAACTCTCAGATGGCGAAGAAGGGAATTCTCCTTTCAATTACACTGAGGAAGAGATCCAGGAAATCTTGGCAGATGATTGTGTGGAATCTGAGCAGTACCTAAGTAGAAAAAGCACCCTGAGCCAAAATGTAAATGGAGAGAGTGAAAAGGATGAGaccagcagctgccctggggcATCAGTCATCAGTGAAGATGCAAATGTCACCTCAGAGATCGAAGAGAGGCCAACTGAACCTCAGTCCAGAGAGTGTTCTTCAGTTGGCTCTGAAAGTTATCCTAGCCTTTCAAAAGAAAGTGCTAGTTTGGATGAGAACCATCTGCAGTCAGCCCAAGTAACTCACTTGCTGTTTGACCTTGACATTCAGGAGCTTCTGAGTCTTAGCCCAGTTGATGCTGACTGTGTAGATCAGCCTCTGGAGGACAATTGTTTGGAGGAAGCCGAAAGAGAAGCTTCAGAAGCAATCATAAATGATTGCCTAGAGTATGATAAAGCTGCCAGTAGCTGTGTTCTTGAATCCTCGGAGGGGCCGATGTCTAACGGCCGGCAAAGCCTGAGTGTGGATTGCTTGGGAAAGACTCCCTCTGCAAGCAGAGATGTGTCTAACTTCTGCGGTGATTATGTGGAAGGATCCATGCCCAATTCTGACCTTGCCTGTGACCAGAGTCCAGCTGATGAGAGTCCAGCACCTGTGTTGCCAAGGTGTCCCACGCCATCTTCTGGGTCCAGAAAGCAAGAGCTTTCCAAAGCAACAAAGAGCTGTTTTTCAAGGAAATTAGACTCTCCAGAGGATGACGAGGGGGAATCTACAGAAGCTGAACAGCCATCAAACAGCATTAAA TTAAGTGATACAGCTGTAGGCCAGATTGTGCAGGAAAAGACAACCAGCGGGAAGAAGCCTGGCACAGTTATTCCTGTgccacaggaggaggaagaaag actgaagcaaCAGATGTGCATTTCAGAGGTGGAACTTAAGCAAAACAGCTTGAGAAACATTTATATCCAGAGTGTGCGTATCCATATGAAGAAAAAGGCAGTTCCTACACCAG
- the LOC135316724 gene encoding S100P-binding protein-like isoform X3, whose product MDDNSPHAFGLCLCHEFKPTVHTTVLGAKRLLDSTEQVQALQSAKKACVLSHHCSTPDPSKTLLLCSPDAACFQGSSLFLDDTGHDGLVASSSATEYDDVAISLDTTRCFDDSEPDDCLLELSDGEEGNSPFNYTEEEIQEILADDCVESEQYLSRKSTLSQNVNGESEKDETSSCPGASVISEDANVTSEIEERPTEPQSRECSSVGSESYPSLSKESASLDENHLQSAQVTHLLFDLDIQELLSLSPVDADCVDQPLEDNCLEEAEREASEAIINDCLEYDKAASSCVLESSEGPMSNGRQSLSVDCLGKTPSASRDVSNFCGDYVEGSMPNSDLACDQSPADESPAPVLPRCPTPSSGSRKQELSKATKSCFSRKLDSPEDDEGESTEAEQPSNSIKLSDTAVGQIVQEKTTSGKKPGTVIPVPQEEEERLKQQMCISEVELKQNSLRNIYIQSVRIHMKKKAVPTPECKTYVLSHRKSGKSSK is encoded by the exons ATGGATGACAATTCCCCTCATGCCTTTGGGCTTTGTCTTTGTCATGAATTTAAACCTACTGTTCATACTACAGTTCTTGGGGCCAAAAGGCTGTTGGATTCCACAGAGCAGGTTCAGGCCCTACAGTCAGCTAAGAAAGCTTGTGTGTTGAGTCATCACTGTAGCACTCCAGATCCATCAAAGACACTGCTGCTCTGTTCCCCAGATGCTGCCTGCTTTCAGGGATCCTCTCTTTTTTTGGATGATACTGGCCATGATGGCCTTGTTGCCAGTTCTTCTGCAACAGAATATGATGATGTAGCCATTTCTCTAGATACAACCAGATGTTTTGATGATAGCGAGCCAGATGACTGCTTGTTGGAACTCTCAGATGGCGAAGAAGGGAATTCTCCTTTCAATTACACTGAGGAAGAGATCCAGGAAATCTTGGCAGATGATTGTGTGGAATCTGAGCAGTACCTAAGTAGAAAAAGCACCCTGAGCCAAAATGTAAATGGAGAGAGTGAAAAGGATGAGaccagcagctgccctggggcATCAGTCATCAGTGAAGATGCAAATGTCACCTCAGAGATCGAAGAGAGGCCAACTGAACCTCAGTCCAGAGAGTGTTCTTCAGTTGGCTCTGAAAGTTATCCTAGCCTTTCAAAAGAAAGTGCTAGTTTGGATGAGAACCATCTGCAGTCAGCCCAAGTAACTCACTTGCTGTTTGACCTTGACATTCAGGAGCTTCTGAGTCTTAGCCCAGTTGATGCTGACTGTGTAGATCAGCCTCTGGAGGACAATTGTTTGGAGGAAGCCGAAAGAGAAGCTTCAGAAGCAATCATAAATGATTGCCTAGAGTATGATAAAGCTGCCAGTAGCTGTGTTCTTGAATCCTCGGAGGGGCCGATGTCTAACGGCCGGCAAAGCCTGAGTGTGGATTGCTTGGGAAAGACTCCCTCTGCAAGCAGAGATGTGTCTAACTTCTGCGGTGATTATGTGGAAGGATCCATGCCCAATTCTGACCTTGCCTGTGACCAGAGTCCAGCTGATGAGAGTCCAGCACCTGTGTTGCCAAGGTGTCCCACGCCATCTTCTGGGTCCAGAAAGCAAGAGCTTTCCAAAGCAACAAAGAGCTGTTTTTCAAGGAAATTAGACTCTCCAGAGGATGACGAGGGGGAATCTACAGAAGCTGAACAGCCATCAAACAGCATTAAA TTAAGTGATACAGCTGTAGGCCAGATTGTGCAGGAAAAGACAACCAGCGGGAAGAAGCCTGGCACAGTTATTCCTGTgccacaggaggaggaagaaag actgaagcaaCAGATGTGCATTTCAGAGGTGGAACTTAAGCAAAACAGCTTGAGAAACATTTATATCCAGAGTGTGCGTATCCATATGAAGAAAAAGGCAGTTCCTACACCAG AATGCAAGACGTATGTTCTGAGTCACAGAAAATCAGGCAAGAGCTCCAAATGA
- the LOC135316724 gene encoding S100P-binding protein-like isoform X1 yields the protein MDDNSPHAFGLCLCHEFKPTVHTTVLGAKRLLDSTEQVQALQSAKKACVLSHHCSTPDPSKTLLLCSPDAACFQGSSLFLDDTGHDGLVASSSATEYDDVAISLDTTRCFDDSEPDDCLLELSDGEEGNSPFNYTEEEIQEILADDCVESEQYLSRKSTLSQNVNGESEKDETSSCPGASVISEDANVTSEIEERPTEPQSRECSSVGSESYPSLSKESASLDENHLQSAQVTHLLFDLDIQELLSLSPVDADCVDQPLEDNCLEEAEREASEAIINDCLEYDKAASSCVLESSEGPMSNGRQSLSVDCLGKTPSASRDVSNFCGDYVEGSMPNSDLACDQSPADESPAPVLPRCPTPSSGSRKQELSKATKSCFSRKLDSPEDDEGESTEAEQPSNSIKLSDTAVGQIVQEKTTSGKKPGTVIPVPQEEEERLKQQMCISEVELKQNSLRNIYIQSVRIHMKKKAVPTPGTLHQVSRCSASPRAACPSPASLLPTLGPFGKNRSEPPPHSKEA from the exons ATGGATGACAATTCCCCTCATGCCTTTGGGCTTTGTCTTTGTCATGAATTTAAACCTACTGTTCATACTACAGTTCTTGGGGCCAAAAGGCTGTTGGATTCCACAGAGCAGGTTCAGGCCCTACAGTCAGCTAAGAAAGCTTGTGTGTTGAGTCATCACTGTAGCACTCCAGATCCATCAAAGACACTGCTGCTCTGTTCCCCAGATGCTGCCTGCTTTCAGGGATCCTCTCTTTTTTTGGATGATACTGGCCATGATGGCCTTGTTGCCAGTTCTTCTGCAACAGAATATGATGATGTAGCCATTTCTCTAGATACAACCAGATGTTTTGATGATAGCGAGCCAGATGACTGCTTGTTGGAACTCTCAGATGGCGAAGAAGGGAATTCTCCTTTCAATTACACTGAGGAAGAGATCCAGGAAATCTTGGCAGATGATTGTGTGGAATCTGAGCAGTACCTAAGTAGAAAAAGCACCCTGAGCCAAAATGTAAATGGAGAGAGTGAAAAGGATGAGaccagcagctgccctggggcATCAGTCATCAGTGAAGATGCAAATGTCACCTCAGAGATCGAAGAGAGGCCAACTGAACCTCAGTCCAGAGAGTGTTCTTCAGTTGGCTCTGAAAGTTATCCTAGCCTTTCAAAAGAAAGTGCTAGTTTGGATGAGAACCATCTGCAGTCAGCCCAAGTAACTCACTTGCTGTTTGACCTTGACATTCAGGAGCTTCTGAGTCTTAGCCCAGTTGATGCTGACTGTGTAGATCAGCCTCTGGAGGACAATTGTTTGGAGGAAGCCGAAAGAGAAGCTTCAGAAGCAATCATAAATGATTGCCTAGAGTATGATAAAGCTGCCAGTAGCTGTGTTCTTGAATCCTCGGAGGGGCCGATGTCTAACGGCCGGCAAAGCCTGAGTGTGGATTGCTTGGGAAAGACTCCCTCTGCAAGCAGAGATGTGTCTAACTTCTGCGGTGATTATGTGGAAGGATCCATGCCCAATTCTGACCTTGCCTGTGACCAGAGTCCAGCTGATGAGAGTCCAGCACCTGTGTTGCCAAGGTGTCCCACGCCATCTTCTGGGTCCAGAAAGCAAGAGCTTTCCAAAGCAACAAAGAGCTGTTTTTCAAGGAAATTAGACTCTCCAGAGGATGACGAGGGGGAATCTACAGAAGCTGAACAGCCATCAAACAGCATTAAA TTAAGTGATACAGCTGTAGGCCAGATTGTGCAGGAAAAGACAACCAGCGGGAAGAAGCCTGGCACAGTTATTCCTGTgccacaggaggaggaagaaag actgaagcaaCAGATGTGCATTTCAGAGGTGGAACTTAAGCAAAACAGCTTGAGAAACATTTATATCCAGAGTGTGCGTATCCATATGAAGAAAAAGGCAGTTCCTACACCAG
- the YARS1 gene encoding tyrosine--tRNA ligase, cytoplasmic isoform X1 yields MQPGGAAAMEPAPGPQEKYHLITRNLQEVLGEDKLMAILKERELKIYWGTATTGKPHVAYFVPMSKIADFLKAGCEVTILFADLHAYLDNMKAPWELLELRTRYYENVIKAMLESIGVPLEKLKFVRGTDYQLSKEYTLDVYRLSSVVTQHDAKKAGAEVVKQVEHPLLSGLLYPGLQALDEEYLKVDAQFGGVDQRKIFTFAEKYLPSLGYVKRIHLMNPMVPGLTGSKMSSSEEDSKIDLLDRKEDVKKKLKKAFCEPGNVENNGVLSFIKHVLFPLKSEFVVLREEKWGGNKTYTAYEALEKDFAEQVVHPGDLKNSVEVALNKLLDPIREKFNSPELKQLTSAAYPNPSKAKPAEKGTKNSEPENVVPSRLDIRVGKVISVEKHPDANSLYVEKIDVGEPEPRTVVSGLVQFVPKEQLQDRLVVLLCNLKPQKMRGVESQGMVLCASSVGEPRQVEPLDPPAGCCAGERVYVEGYEGGEPDDELKPKKKVFEKLQADFRISEDCIAQWQQRNFLTKLGRVSCKSLKGGSIG; encoded by the exons ATGCAACCTGGGGGAG CCGCCGCTATGGAGCCCGCGCCCGGCCCTCAAGAGAAATACCACCTCATCACACGGAACCTGCAG gaggtgctgggggaggaTAAGCTCATGGCCATCCTGAAGGAGCGAGAGTTGAAGATCTACTGGGGGACCGCCACCACGGGCAAGCCGCATGTGGCCTACTTTGTGCCCATGTCCAAGATCGCAGATTTCCTGAAGGCAGGCTGTGAG GTGACGATCCTCTTTGCTGACCTCCATGCGTACCTAGACAACATGAAagccccctgggagctgctggagttGCGCACCCGCTATTACGAGAACGTGATCAAAGCCATGCTGGAGAGCATTGGGGTGCCCCTGGAAAAGCTGAAGTTCGTCCGGGGCACTGACTACCAGCTCAGCAA GGAGTACACGCTGGACGTGTACCGCCTCTCGTCCGTGGTGACACAGCACGACGCGAAGAAGGCGGGAGCGGAGGTGGTGAAGCAGGTGGAGCACCCCTTGCTGAGCGGTTTGCTCTACCCAGGCCTGCAG GCCCTGGATGAGGAGTACCTCAAGGTTGATGCACAGTTTGGAGGAGTCGATCAGAGGAAGATATTCACGTTTGCAGAGAAG TACCTTCCTTCCCTGGGCTATGTGAAGCGCATCCATTTGATGAATCCGATGGTTCCCGGACTCACAGGCAGCAAAATGAGCTCATCGGAAGAG GACTCAAAGATTGACCTTCTGGACCGCAAGGAGGATGTGAAGAAGAAGTTGAAAAAGGCTTTCTGTGAGCCAGGGAACGTGGAGAACAATGGTGTCCTCTCCTTCATCAAGCACGTCCTCTTTCCCCTCAAGTCAG AGTTTGTGGTTCTGCGAGAAGAAAAATGGGGAGGAAACAAAACCTACACAGCCTATGAGGCCTTGGAGAAGGACTTTGCTGAGCAG GTTGTGCATCCCGGAGACCTGAAGAACTCAGTGGAAGTAGCCTTGAACAAACTGCTTGACCCCATCAGAGAGAAATTCAACAGCCCAGAACTGAAGCAGCTGACCAGCGCAGCATATCCCAACCCGTCCAAAGCCA AGCCTGCAGAGAAGGGCACCAAGAACTCGGAGCCAGAGAATGTGGTGCCATCCCGGCTGGACATTCGTGTTGGCAAAGTGATCAGCGTGGAAAAG CACCCGGATGCCAACAGCCTGTATGTGGAGAAGATTGATGTGGGCGAGCCTGAGCCCCGCACCGTGGTCAGCGGCCTGGTGCAGTTCGTCCccaaggagcagctgcaggacagGCTGGTGGTGCTGCTTTGCAACCTCAAGCCCCAGAAGATGAGGGGTGTGGAGTCGCAGGGCATGGTGCTGTGTGCCTCCAG TGTTGGGGAACCGCGGCAGGTGGAGCCCCTGGACCCGCCGGCCGGGTGCTGCGCTGGGGAGCGCGTCTACGTGGAGGGCTACGAGGGTGGGGAGCCTGATGATGAGCTCAAGCCGAAGAAGAAGGTCTTCGAGAAGCTGCAG GCTGACTTCCGCATCTCCGAGGACTGCATCGCCCAGTGGCAGCAGAGAAACTTCCTGACCAAGCTGGGGAGAGTCTCCTGTAAAAGCCTGAAGGGAGGGAGCATCGGCTAA